From Vespula vulgaris chromosome 11, iyVesVulg1.1, whole genome shotgun sequence, the proteins below share one genomic window:
- the LOC127067588 gene encoding TBC1 domain family member 15, with product MFEPTEQGTDLCIYAGVVLRRSNSKEDEVHSSGTLNIVEYSFGKCIEWKPVEDSVVLENQDQDPEWSLVDTHISRTRTSSDGPDSLGRSRIVRILFSDLKSFRVNHGGQQLIFIQRDGTTYVAFFQLSKAETFTNSLKNFINFRRSPKDKNLYHVLDEVETVLNKSFTELNIFQENTSDYVWKFMKNLHNHPYETTLEAFSKLADIWLYKEPARRPVEEAVADLLNCSLTIDVHHPPVSVGSGDEYEVIGETDIGLSLPSRPPCPRGSPLTQEQWDKSKDSEGRIVDSDAVKEIIFRGGISPSLRYEVWKFLLNYYPWNSTHIERLEIRKKKADEYFNMKLQWRSMTPAQENRFADFRDRKSLIEKDVNRTDRTHPYYSGDNNHLELLYDILMTYVMYNFDLGYVQGMSDLLSPILCLMDSEADAFWCFVGFMDKVSTNFEMDQTGMKAQLCHLYTLLNTTDRQLAHYLNQHDSGNMFFCFRWLLVLFKREFNSTDIMKLWEILWTGLPCPNFHLLICVAILDTEKNVLMENNFGFTEILKHINDLSLHIELPWTLSKAEGIYHQLMAVEDKLSDNVRVIIGLEPRKRIDGSDIEDDEPSSSCARTKLCSRRNSSESGNIKFGSNEVSFERGLNLSYL from the exons ATGTTCGAACCGACGGAGCAGGGAACg GATCTCTGCATCTATGCAGGGGTTGTACTTCGTAGATCAAATAGCAAAGAAGACGAAGTTCACAGCTCTGGCACTCTGAACATTGTGGAAtat AGTTTTGGCAAGTGCATAGAATGGAAACCTGTAGAAGATTCCGTTGTGTTAGAGAATCAGGATCAAGATCCAGAATGGTCTTTAGTAGATACTCATATAAGCAGAACTCGCACATCTTCCGATGGCCCAGACTCTCTTGGACGTTCTAGGATcgttagaatattattttctgaCTTGAAATCATTTCGTGTAAATCACGGTGGACAGCAgcttatatttatacaaaggGATGGTACCACCTATGTTGCCTTCTTCCAATTGTCAAAAGCTGAAACCTTCACTAACTCtctaaagaattttattaactttagAAGATCTCCGAAAGACAAAAACTTGTATCATGTATTGGATGAAGTTGAAACTGTTTTAAACAAATCATTCACagaattgaatatatttcaagaaaatactTCAGATTACGTAtggaaatttatgaaaaacttACATAACCATCCATATGAAACTACGTTAGAAGCATTTAGCAAACTAGCGGATATCTGGC TATATAAGGAACCAGCAAGAAGACCAGTTGAAGAAGCAGTAGCAGATTTGCTTAACTGTTCCTTAACGATTGATGTCCATCATCCGCCAGTATCTGTTGGATCAGGAGATGAGTATGAAGTGATAGGAGAAACAGATATAGGTTTGTCACTACCATCGAGACCTCCTTGTCCAAGAG GCTCACCTTTAACGCAAGAACAATGGGACAAAAGCAAGGATTCAGAAGGAAGAATTGTCGATTCGGATGCTGttaaagaaatcatttttcgGGGA GGCATATCTCCGTCCTTACGTTATGAAGTctggaaatttttattaaattattatccatGGAATTCGACTCACATTGAAAGActggaaataagaaaaaagaaggctGATGAATACTTCAATATGAAACTTCAATGGCGATCCATGACACCAGCACAAGAAAATCGTTTTGCAGATTTTCGAGACAGGAAAAGCTTGATAG AGAAAGATGTGAACAGAACAGATAGGACACATCCCTACTATTCAGGCGACAATAATcatttagaattattatatgacATACTTATGACATATGTAATGTACAACTTTGATTTAGGGTATGTTCAAGGTATGAGCGATTTGTTGAGTCCTATTTTATGTTTAATGGATAGTGAAGCAGATGCATTTTGGTGTTTTGTTGGTTTTATGGATAAAGtg aGTACAAATTTTGAAATGGATCAGACTGGAATGAAAGCGCAGCTATGtcatttatatactttattaaacACTACCGATCGACAATTAGCACACTACTTAAATCAACACGATTCTGGAAAtatgtttttctgttttcgtTGGTTATTAGTATTgtttaaaagagaatttaatTCAACCGATATTATGAAACTGTGGGAGATTTTATGGACTGGCTTACCATGTCctaattttcatttactcATATGTGTAGCTATATtagatacagaaaaaaatgttttgatggaaaataattttggcTTTACGGAAATACTTAAA CATATAAATGACCTTTCTCTACACATTGAACTACCATGGACACTTTCTAAAGCAGAAGGTATTTACCACCAATTAATGGCAGTAGAAGATAAACTGTCTGACAATGTGCGTGTTATTATTGGGCTGGAACCTCGTAAACGAATAGATGGAAGTGATATAGAAGATGATGAACCTTCTAGTTCTTGTGCTAGAACAAAACTGTGCTCGAGACGAAATAGTTCAGAAAGTGGAAATATCAAGTTTGGTAGTAACGAAGTGTCTTTCGAAAGAGGTCTGAATTTGTCATATCTATGA
- the LOC127067591 gene encoding gem-associated protein 8-like: MEYLSVKRSKNRRKKRNVRKRRRERIKLEVKSIKSQRLIGELADVSFCKEEIIANTMQADAFWKNYAAAQEWQKRHSVTWWRSRCLALEHENEILRNKIRSLIGQSNKQTNNKKTFKRQQNSCKKDNNFQDNHKDESKNDQDLEFHVDEDMMTFLEQSLRHKMELKQKREQELAASKKESIVPVEGGAAWAHTRSKEAKLLYGDASPTILAMETALQATIERHKDKSKPQYWPNIPLRL, encoded by the exons ATGGAATATCTTTCtgtaaaaagaagtaaaaatagaagaaaaaaacgtaatGTGAGAAAGCGTCGACGCGAACGTATCAAATTAGAGGTTAAATCAATCAAAAGTCAACGATTGATAGGAGAGCTTGCtgatgtttctttttgtaaagaagaaataatagcGAACACGATGCAAGCTGATGCGTTTTGGAAAAATTATGCAGCTGCTCAAGAGTGGCAAAAGAg gcACAGCGTAACATGGTGGAGATCTCGTTGTTTGGCTTTGGAACATGAGAAtgaaatattacgaaataaaattaggTCTTTAATTGGACAAAGTAATAAACAGACTAACAATAAAAAGACTTTTAAACGACAACAGAATAGttgtaaaaaagataataatttccaAGATAATCATAAAGACGAGTCTAAAAATGATCAGGATTTAGAATTTCATGTAGATGAGGATATGATGACCTTCTTAGAACAAAGTTTACGTCATAAGATGGAGTTGAAACAAAAACGCGAACAAGAATTAGCAGCTagcaaaaaagagagtatAGTTCCTGTGGAAGGTGGAGCAGCTTGGGCTCATACTCGAAGTAAAGaagcaaaattattatatggcGATGCCAGTCCCACGATATTGGCTATGGAAACTGCTTTACAGGCCACGATAGAAAGACACAAAGATAAATCAAAACCTCAATATTGGCCGAATATTCCTTTAAGACTAtaa